Proteins co-encoded in one Bremerella sp. TYQ1 genomic window:
- a CDS encoding fructose-bisphosphatase class III gives MQTTSHSFKRPKADLSILELLALQFPNVDAAIAESARLAAVQTLPKGVVHVISDIHGEDKKLQHVINNASGTLRPLVEEMFAETMTEAEMEEFLTLTFYPAEVTKRVGETLTSPEEIRAYALQMLMPQLEVLRYLVSNFSLRLATNVFPPEYRELLLEMMHAPSTERGPEFIGAILDELVRRDRALHLIHLLGRLIRNLAVDELIIAGDLWDRGPRGDRVMDYLRLQPNVEFIWGNHDVLWLAASLGHEAALCTVLRVSLRYRRIGQLDEGYSVPLTPLEHLARTVYADDPAEYFMPKGQGMRPNEVVARMQKAAAIMQFKLEGQMIERNPQWDLGHRRLMHRINHQEGTIEIDGHTYSLRDTYFPTVDPENPYQLSEEEEACLTRLRNSFLNSQKLREQMRFMVGHGSMYLKRDECLIFHGCVPVDSEGNFLPITIDGKSLAGREMFEAIEAVVRRAVVDSEPEDLDFLWYLWSGPRSPLFGKDRIATLERDFIADKKPHHETKDAYFTLIHETGFCDRVLAEFGMHAESGLIVNGHVPVKVEAGESPLKRSGKAITIDGAFSEAYGDHGYTLVLETDRIVLAQHSHFESVEVAIRDGVDIIPKVQNIRMYDSPRSTRDTERGQRIGFRIEMLERLIEAYQTNRLHERPVVNS, from the coding sequence GTGCAAACGACATCGCATTCTTTTAAGCGTCCTAAGGCAGATCTTTCCATTCTCGAACTGCTCGCGCTGCAGTTTCCCAACGTCGATGCAGCCATCGCCGAGTCCGCTCGCCTGGCCGCCGTGCAGACGTTGCCCAAAGGGGTTGTGCATGTCATCAGCGACATCCACGGCGAAGATAAGAAACTGCAGCACGTCATCAACAATGCCTCTGGCACGCTTCGCCCTTTGGTCGAAGAAATGTTCGCCGAGACGATGACCGAAGCGGAGATGGAAGAGTTCCTCACGCTTACGTTTTATCCGGCTGAAGTCACCAAACGGGTCGGCGAAACGTTGACGAGTCCGGAAGAGATTCGCGCCTACGCACTGCAGATGCTGATGCCGCAGTTAGAAGTGTTGCGCTATTTGGTCTCGAACTTCAGCCTTCGCCTGGCGACGAACGTCTTTCCGCCAGAATACCGTGAATTGCTGCTCGAGATGATGCATGCCCCTTCGACCGAACGGGGGCCAGAGTTTATCGGGGCAATTCTCGATGAACTAGTCCGGCGCGATCGAGCGTTGCACTTGATTCATTTACTCGGCCGCCTGATTCGTAACCTGGCGGTGGACGAATTGATCATTGCCGGCGATCTGTGGGATCGTGGTCCCCGCGGCGATCGGGTCATGGATTACCTCCGCCTGCAGCCAAATGTCGAATTCATCTGGGGCAATCACGATGTTCTATGGCTGGCCGCGTCGCTGGGTCATGAAGCGGCCCTGTGTACCGTCCTCAGGGTCTCGCTGCGGTATCGCCGGATCGGCCAACTTGACGAAGGTTATAGCGTTCCACTGACTCCGCTCGAACACTTAGCACGCACCGTCTATGCCGACGATCCTGCCGAGTATTTCATGCCGAAAGGGCAGGGGATGCGCCCCAACGAAGTGGTTGCACGCATGCAAAAGGCGGCCGCGATCATGCAGTTTAAGCTCGAAGGGCAGATGATCGAGCGGAACCCTCAGTGGGATCTTGGCCACCGGCGATTGATGCACCGCATCAACCACCAGGAAGGAACCATCGAGATCGATGGCCATACCTATTCCTTGCGTGATACCTATTTCCCGACGGTCGATCCCGAAAACCCGTATCAACTGAGCGAGGAAGAAGAGGCCTGCCTGACTCGGTTAAGGAACTCGTTCCTCAACAGTCAAAAGCTACGTGAGCAAATGCGGTTTATGGTCGGGCATGGCTCGATGTATTTGAAACGGGACGAGTGCTTAATCTTCCATGGCTGCGTTCCCGTCGATTCGGAAGGAAACTTCCTGCCGATCACGATCGACGGCAAATCGTTGGCCGGTCGCGAGATGTTCGAGGCCATCGAAGCGGTTGTGCGTCGAGCGGTGGTCGATTCTGAACCGGAAGATCTCGATTTTCTGTGGTATTTGTGGAGCGGTCCACGCTCGCCGCTGTTCGGTAAGGATCGAATTGCGACCCTCGAACGAGACTTCATTGCTGATAAAAAGCCGCATCACGAGACGAAAGATGCCTATTTCACGCTGATTCACGAGACCGGGTTTTGCGACCGAGTGCTTGCCGAATTTGGCATGCATGCCGAAAGCGGCTTGATCGTGAACGGCCATGTGCCGGTAAAAGTCGAAGCGGGCGAGTCACCCTTAAAACGCAGCGGCAAAGCGATCACTATTGATGGGGCGTTTTCCGAAGCGTACGGCGACCATGGCTATACGCTAGTGCTCGAAACCGATCGGATCGTCTTGGCTCAGCACTCCCACTTCGAATCGGTCGAAGTGGCGATTCGTGACGGGGTCGATATCATCCCCAAAGTTCAGAACATTCGGATGTACGATTCGCCACGCAGTACTCGCGATACGGAACGCGGCCAGCGAATTGGTTTTCGTATCGAAATGCTCGAGCGTCTGATTGAAGCGTATCAGACCAACCGCCTGCACGAGCGTCCCGTCGTCAACTCTTAG
- a CDS encoding Hpt domain-containing protein, which yields MTMTNQQPLIYSEFGNDEDLGELVEMFVDEIPNRVQSMLDAAETSDWEQLGRIAHQMKGAAGSYGFGEVTSIAATLEHACRESAPAESIQRGLQDLVSMCLRMRAGTPD from the coding sequence ATGACTATGACCAATCAGCAGCCATTGATTTATTCCGAATTCGGCAACGACGAAGATCTGGGCGAACTGGTCGAAATGTTTGTCGACGAGATTCCTAATCGCGTGCAAAGCATGCTCGACGCCGCCGAGACCTCCGATTGGGAGCAACTCGGGCGGATCGCGCATCAAATGAAAGGGGCTGCCGGAAGTTACGGCTTCGGCGAGGTCACCTCGATTGCCGCGACGTTGGAACATGCGTGCCGCGAAAGTGCTCCGGCCGAGTCGATCCAGCGTGGCCTGCAAGACCTGGTAAGCATGTGTCTGCGTATGCGTGCAGGAACGCCAGACTAG
- a CDS encoding folate-binding protein YgfZ, translating to MSITLAWAPSPLISRLEVSGPSHERFLQGLCSNDVVKLEVDHACEAFVPTIQGKILAHGFLVKQEDRIRFLGMGPQKDDLLPHLQKYAMIEDVEVTDRSGNTDAVLVWGSDAANWLKQTLGLEAAPQPLQVLSATAEGKPFDVFHTTLLGEPAYEVSGEGVASLLSGFEACEEQLERLRIQNRFPRHGVDFGADHLGQEVNRDDQAISFTKGCYLGQETIARIDAMGHVNKKIVPVRWAGEGAPPELPASIVVDGKEVGRLTSLADIDSQWIGIAMLKRGMNAPGTQLETELGTIDVIA from the coding sequence ATGAGTATCACCCTTGCCTGGGCACCTTCTCCGCTGATCAGTCGCTTGGAAGTCTCTGGCCCCAGTCACGAAAGATTTCTGCAGGGGCTTTGCTCCAACGATGTCGTCAAGCTGGAAGTCGACCACGCGTGCGAAGCTTTCGTCCCGACGATCCAGGGAAAGATCCTCGCGCATGGCTTTTTAGTGAAGCAGGAAGATCGTATTCGTTTTCTGGGAATGGGACCGCAGAAGGACGATCTGCTGCCGCATCTGCAGAAGTATGCGATGATCGAAGATGTCGAAGTCACCGACCGCAGCGGCAACACCGATGCCGTTCTCGTCTGGGGATCAGACGCCGCCAATTGGCTCAAGCAAACGTTAGGTCTGGAAGCGGCACCGCAGCCACTTCAAGTTCTGTCGGCAACCGCGGAAGGCAAGCCGTTCGATGTATTCCACACCACTCTTCTCGGCGAACCAGCCTACGAAGTTTCAGGGGAGGGTGTCGCGTCGCTGCTCAGCGGATTCGAAGCGTGCGAAGAACAGCTGGAACGTTTACGAATTCAAAATCGCTTCCCACGGCATGGCGTTGATTTTGGTGCGGATCACCTCGGACAGGAAGTCAATCGCGACGATCAAGCGATCAGCTTCACCAAAGGTTGCTACCTCGGCCAAGAGACAATCGCACGCATCGATGCGATGGGGCACGTTAACAAGAAGATTGTGCCTGTTCGCTGGGCAGGGGAGGGTGCTCCTCCAGAGCTGCCGGCTTCGATTGTGGTCGACGGCAAAGAGGTCGGACGGCTCACGTCGCTGGCCGATATCGACAGCCAATGGATCGGTATCGCAATGCTCAAGCGTGGCATGAATGCCCCTGGCACTCAGTTGGAAACCGAGCTCGGAACGATTGACGTAATCGCTTAG
- a CDS encoding HD-GYP domain-containing protein, whose translation MSLPPTAISLAANPVGTFVPAVRHRLKQMGTELRTYFGTSFCFRDGNSGEILLAPEGPFHGDEALMASLCPGLARENTPAIVAEELGCALLAIPLRDGSQTYLATAPFRLAVTGGLTPDFGRMGQVLSSSPGDAKRWFHSQSEWTINALERLAAVAVGKMSSDTEIDRLTEEIDKVSDSLSTTYEEISLLYGLTQNLRISSSDCQLGDLALNWLLEVLPCRGLSIVYQQPGRSEQATESATGYPSQILCSGECVADSQMLSQIISQFNLNDKRSAFVANQRITERPDWPCPEIRQIIAVPLVESENIFGWLFAVNHNEDKGFGTVEASLLSSVGTILGIHSGNIELYRRQSEFVTSVVRALTSAIDAKDPYTCGHSDRVARLAVRLAQQMGLDNETLNLLYMAGLLHDVGKIGIDDSVLRKPGRLTDDEYEHIKLHPELGCNILSGLKQLEAVLPVVLHHHEQWDGNGYPHKLAGETIPKLARITAVADAYDAMSSDRPYRKGMPEDRVNEIFREGSGTQWDPEVIEAFFAARDDIREIMSEERAGIGFDVSSWITSLQEG comes from the coding sequence ATGTCGTTGCCCCCAACCGCAATTTCGCTTGCTGCGAATCCGGTAGGAACTTTTGTGCCAGCGGTACGTCACCGGCTGAAACAAATGGGTACCGAGTTACGGACTTACTTCGGAACGTCATTTTGTTTTCGGGATGGCAACAGCGGGGAAATCCTTTTGGCTCCGGAAGGCCCTTTCCATGGTGACGAAGCGTTGATGGCTTCGCTGTGCCCTGGCTTGGCCCGTGAGAATACCCCTGCAATCGTCGCCGAAGAGCTAGGCTGCGCCTTGTTGGCGATTCCGCTGCGTGACGGTTCGCAGACTTATCTTGCGACGGCGCCATTCCGTTTAGCAGTTACCGGCGGCCTCACGCCTGACTTCGGTCGCATGGGACAAGTTCTTTCCAGTTCGCCTGGCGACGCCAAACGATGGTTCCATTCTCAGTCCGAGTGGACGATCAACGCACTGGAACGTTTGGCCGCGGTTGCCGTCGGAAAGATGAGTTCCGACACGGAGATCGATCGCCTTACGGAAGAAATCGATAAAGTCTCGGACAGCCTCTCGACCACCTACGAAGAAATCAGCCTGCTGTACGGCCTGACCCAGAACCTTCGCATTTCAAGCAGCGACTGCCAATTGGGCGATCTGGCACTGAACTGGTTGCTGGAAGTGCTTCCTTGCCGCGGGCTGTCGATCGTCTATCAACAGCCTGGTCGGTCGGAACAAGCCACCGAATCGGCAACCGGATATCCTTCGCAAATCCTTTGCTCTGGCGAATGTGTCGCCGACTCGCAGATGCTCTCGCAGATCATCTCGCAGTTTAACTTAAACGATAAGCGTTCGGCGTTTGTTGCGAACCAGCGAATTACCGAGCGACCAGATTGGCCCTGTCCTGAGATCCGCCAGATTATCGCGGTTCCACTGGTCGAAAGCGAAAACATCTTTGGCTGGTTGTTTGCCGTCAATCACAACGAAGACAAAGGCTTCGGCACCGTGGAAGCCAGCCTGCTGAGCAGTGTCGGTACGATCCTCGGCATTCATAGCGGCAATATCGAACTGTACCGACGTCAGTCCGAATTTGTGACGAGCGTCGTGCGTGCATTGACGTCGGCGATCGATGCGAAAGATCCTTACACTTGCGGTCATAGCGACCGCGTGGCCCGACTGGCCGTTCGCCTGGCTCAGCAAATGGGTCTCGATAACGAAACGCTCAATTTGCTTTATATGGCAGGCCTGCTGCACGATGTCGGTAAGATTGGCATCGACGACAGCGTGCTTCGTAAGCCAGGTCGCCTGACCGATGACGAATACGAACACATCAAATTGCACCCAGAACTGGGCTGCAATATTCTTTCCGGTCTGAAGCAACTGGAAGCCGTTTTGCCGGTCGTTCTGCATCATCACGAGCAGTGGGACGGAAATGGTTATCCGCATAAACTGGCCGGCGAAACGATTCCGAAGCTGGCTCGCATTACGGCGGTTGCCGACGCCTACGACGCCATGTCGAGCGATCGTCCTTACCGCAAAGGGATGCCAGAAGATCGCGTGAACGAGATCTTCCGCGAAGGTTCCGGTACGCAGTGGGACCCCGAAGTGATCGAAGCGTTCTTTGCCGCTCGCGACGACATCCGCGAGATCATGAGCGAAGAACGAGCCGGAATCGGCTTCGACGTCAGTAGCTGGATCACTTCCCTGCAGGAAGGCTAA
- a CDS encoding sugar nucleotide-binding protein has translation MSIGLPILITGVPGVPGYNALYHLGHKFPGQVVGLRPTDNWRLEGEHIVACDMEDIDSLKRLFDEYQFKSVLHCAGSCALKSCELDPAMAWRINLEGTRNLLHILEGTDTRLVHLSIDLVFSGASGEGNMVETDSTDPVTVYGKTMAAAESLVSLMRPDATILRISLPMGVSFNGHAGAIDWIQSRFQKNRPATLYFDEVRTPTYTDCMNLAFEEILSRDMPGIFHAGGPVRLSLYEIAQIVNRVGGYDPDLLMGCMRIEAGPIPPRAGNVAMNSEKLSDHLGFGPFHSWPYDERYIPTHREWHYDRPSDQPGDPELLKRILYCNPLRSEGIVRPPFK, from the coding sequence ATGTCTATTGGTCTTCCTATCTTGATAACAGGTGTCCCTGGTGTTCCGGGATACAACGCGCTTTACCACCTGGGGCATAAGTTTCCGGGGCAAGTCGTGGGGCTGCGGCCAACCGATAATTGGCGGTTGGAAGGAGAGCATATCGTTGCGTGCGATATGGAAGATATCGATTCCCTGAAGCGATTGTTCGACGAGTATCAGTTCAAGTCGGTACTGCACTGTGCCGGAAGTTGTGCGCTGAAGTCCTGCGAATTAGATCCCGCCATGGCGTGGCGAATCAACTTGGAAGGGACCCGAAACCTGCTGCATATCCTGGAAGGAACCGATACTCGGTTGGTGCATCTTTCCATCGATTTAGTGTTCAGCGGAGCCTCAGGCGAAGGGAACATGGTCGAAACCGACTCGACCGACCCCGTCACGGTGTATGGCAAAACGATGGCTGCCGCGGAAAGCCTCGTTTCGTTAATGCGTCCGGACGCAACCATCTTGCGGATTTCGCTCCCGATGGGGGTCAGCTTTAACGGACACGCCGGGGCGATCGACTGGATTCAGTCACGGTTTCAGAAGAACCGTCCAGCAACGTTGTACTTCGACGAAGTCCGCACACCGACTTATACCGATTGTATGAATCTGGCGTTTGAAGAGATTCTCAGCCGCGACATGCCAGGCATCTTCCACGCCGGCGGGCCTGTACGGTTGAGCTTGTACGAGATCGCCCAGATCGTGAATCGGGTCGGTGGTTACGATCCCGATTTACTGATGGGCTGCATGCGGATTGAAGCGGGACCGATCCCGCCCCGAGCCGGCAACGTGGCGATGAATTCCGAGAAATTGAGCGATCATCTTGGCTTTGGGCCGTTTCATAGCTGGCCGTACGACGAACGTTACATCCCCACGCACCGCGAGTGGCACTATGACCGCCCGAGCGATCAGCCAGGCGACCCCGAACTGCTGAAGCGGATTTTGTATTGCAATCCGCTTCGCAGCGAAGGTATCGTCCGGCCGCCGTTTAAATAG
- a CDS encoding aminopeptidase, with amino-acid sequence MDPRLEKLAQVLVQYSAKVEPGQLVRISGSTVTEPLIVAVYREVVRAGAHPEVSVVPDECKRIMLEEGSDEQLSYESPLLLHSVDTIDCSIGLWGQKNTKALSTIPPQKSTLQSQARKTYFKKFLGRAAEGTLNWVGTQFPCDSSAQDAEMSLSEYEDFVFRGGFLNEDDPVALWKKLSVQQQRLADFLMTKNEIRFITPQGTDLTLGIEGRKWINCDGHENFPDGEVFTGPVETATQGIVKYSFPAVHGGRESDGIELTFKDGRVVDAKAAKGEEFLLAMLDQDEGARVLGEIAIGTNYAIQQYSKNTLFDEKIGGTFHAAVGAAYPESGGTNESGLHWDMVCDLRQGGQIFVDGELISENGRFLNPEFPQPLT; translated from the coding sequence ATGGACCCACGTCTGGAAAAGCTTGCTCAAGTCCTTGTTCAATACTCCGCCAAAGTCGAGCCCGGCCAATTGGTGCGCATCAGCGGTTCCACCGTCACCGAGCCCCTGATTGTTGCCGTTTATCGTGAAGTCGTGCGTGCTGGTGCCCATCCGGAAGTCAGCGTTGTGCCGGACGAATGCAAGCGGATCATGCTCGAAGAAGGTTCCGACGAGCAGCTTTCGTACGAGAGCCCACTTTTACTGCACTCCGTCGACACGATCGATTGTTCGATCGGTTTGTGGGGCCAGAAAAACACCAAGGCCTTATCGACCATTCCGCCCCAGAAGAGCACGCTGCAAAGCCAGGCCCGCAAGACGTACTTCAAGAAGTTCCTCGGCCGCGCCGCCGAAGGAACCCTGAACTGGGTCGGCACGCAGTTCCCCTGCGATTCGTCCGCCCAGGATGCCGAGATGTCGCTTTCGGAATATGAAGACTTTGTCTTCCGTGGCGGCTTTCTGAACGAAGACGATCCTGTCGCGCTTTGGAAAAAGCTGAGCGTCCAGCAGCAGCGGCTTGCCGACTTCCTGATGACGAAGAACGAGATCCGTTTCATCACCCCGCAAGGAACCGACTTGACGCTGGGTATCGAAGGCCGCAAGTGGATCAACTGCGATGGACACGAGAACTTCCCCGACGGCGAAGTCTTCACCGGCCCCGTTGAGACCGCCACCCAAGGCATCGTGAAATACAGCTTTCCCGCCGTTCATGGCGGCCGCGAGTCGGACGGTATCGAGTTGACTTTCAAGGATGGACGTGTCGTCGATGCGAAAGCCGCTAAAGGGGAAGAATTCCTGTTGGCGATGCTCGATCAAGACGAAGGGGCCCGTGTGCTCGGTGAAATCGCGATCGGTACGAACTACGCGATTCAGCAGTACTCGAAGAACACGCTCTTCGACGAAAAGATCGGCGGGACGTTCCATGCTGCCGTCGGTGCCGCGTACCCAGAATCTGGCGGTACCAACGAGTCTGGTCTGCACTGGGACATGGTGTGCGATCTTCGCCAAGGCGGTCAGATCTTTGTCGACGGTGAACTGATCAGCGAGAACGGTCGCTTCCTGAATCCTGAATTCCCCCAGCCGCTAACGTAG
- a CDS encoding formylglycine-generating enzyme family protein, protein MNRYVVGGVGVASVVVLAALTWLFGSLLWAMVAVTLGLLLGGGFAGYRHFQQKFSSSHGAAETSRESAPAKSSTTASQKSQANDSQSLARQMIDQGRYALLLRPQIAQSIPPKLLDRAQALLDDEMTLVPGGETIVGKGANDSPDLPDHLDGRIVQVEGFYLDRFQVTNEQYHRFVEAGGYEQISLWDPEIVPALLDFVDLTGAPGPRFWKHGKFVSGQAKHPVVGVCWYEAAAYARWVGKRLPTDPEWVKSGSWPVPLPGARPIQRKFPWGEAFDQNKCNLWGAGHDSTVPVDKYDEGMSVGGANQLIGNVWEWTSSRFGAWQSSSSPLVLDASMRSIRGGAFDTYFETQATCDFQSGDKAVARKRNIGFRCAIGICDLIPDEAMQAEQAPAQVDHQELAEVSP, encoded by the coding sequence ATGAATCGCTATGTAGTAGGAGGAGTAGGTGTAGCCAGCGTCGTCGTACTGGCAGCGCTCACTTGGCTCTTCGGAAGTTTGCTTTGGGCGATGGTAGCTGTCACGCTCGGCCTCCTGTTGGGTGGCGGATTCGCAGGCTACCGACACTTCCAGCAAAAGTTCTCCTCTTCGCACGGCGCCGCGGAAACCTCTCGCGAATCGGCTCCGGCCAAATCTTCGACGACCGCCTCTCAGAAATCTCAAGCCAACGATTCTCAGTCGCTGGCCCGGCAAATGATCGACCAGGGACGCTACGCACTTCTTTTGCGTCCACAAATTGCTCAAAGCATTCCGCCGAAACTACTCGATCGCGCCCAGGCCCTGCTCGACGATGAAATGACCCTCGTCCCCGGCGGTGAAACCATCGTCGGTAAAGGAGCCAACGATTCGCCAGATCTGCCGGATCATTTGGATGGCCGCATCGTCCAAGTCGAAGGTTTCTATCTCGATCGATTTCAAGTCACCAACGAACAATATCATCGCTTTGTCGAAGCAGGTGGTTACGAACAGATCTCGCTGTGGGATCCCGAAATCGTCCCCGCACTGCTCGACTTTGTCGATCTGACAGGGGCACCAGGGCCCCGCTTCTGGAAACATGGCAAGTTTGTTTCTGGACAAGCCAAGCATCCTGTCGTGGGCGTGTGCTGGTACGAAGCGGCCGCCTACGCTCGCTGGGTCGGTAAACGATTGCCAACCGATCCGGAATGGGTCAAGTCAGGCAGCTGGCCGGTTCCACTACCAGGAGCTCGCCCGATTCAACGCAAGTTCCCTTGGGGCGAAGCGTTCGATCAAAACAAGTGCAACCTATGGGGAGCCGGGCACGATTCGACCGTTCCTGTCGACAAGTACGACGAAGGAATGAGCGTCGGTGGCGCGAACCAATTGATCGGTAACGTTTGGGAATGGACCTCCAGCCGCTTCGGTGCCTGGCAGTCGAGTTCCTCGCCGCTGGTGCTGGACGCTTCGATGCGAAGTATCCGCGGCGGTGCGTTCGACACGTACTTTGAAACGCAGGCCACGTGCGACTTCCAAAGTGGCGATAAAGCGGTTGCTCGAAAACGAAACATCGGTTTTCGATGTGCCATTGGTATTTGCGATTTGATTCCTGACGAAGCGATGCAAGCCGAACAGGCCCCCGCCCAGGTCGACCACCAAGAACTTGCTGAGGTAAGCCCATGA
- the fliM gene encoding flagellar motor switch protein FliM produces the protein MADNVLSQAEVESLLNAMETSAEPAAGAPSAAAAEAAPARSMRGREKITPYDFKRPERVGKDQMRALQSMHEGFSRNFGAALSALLRSIVEVKLTSVDQLTYSEFVFSLENPSCFNLLVAEPLEGNLILDINPSILYPIIDRLLGGGKESTPASRRPLTEIELTLVSRISDLFLAELKEAWENVLPLDLRVVRVESNPQLVQIVPPNEVVVLVSFELAIGDVRGMINLCIPFNSIERISNKLTANTWFAYGSSEATPESKASLGVHLDKAQVELDVILAETNITMEELLDLRVGDVITTEKDARTPLQVNVNGTPTFQAFAGAFKGRKAIQIERSYERKPPKP, from the coding sequence ATGGCTGACAACGTTCTAAGCCAGGCAGAAGTCGAAAGCCTTCTCAACGCGATGGAAACCAGCGCGGAGCCCGCTGCTGGTGCCCCGTCCGCGGCGGCTGCCGAAGCGGCTCCTGCTCGCTCGATGCGTGGTCGCGAAAAAATCACGCCGTACGATTTCAAACGCCCTGAACGTGTCGGCAAAGACCAGATGCGTGCCCTGCAGTCGATGCACGAGGGCTTCAGCCGCAACTTCGGAGCGGCGCTATCGGCGCTTCTGCGATCGATTGTCGAAGTCAAACTGACGAGCGTCGATCAGCTGACTTACAGCGAATTCGTTTTCAGTCTCGAAAACCCCAGCTGCTTCAATCTGCTCGTTGCCGAACCACTGGAAGGGAACTTGATCCTTGATATCAACCCTTCCATCCTTTACCCGATCATCGATCGTTTGCTCGGTGGTGGTAAGGAAAGTACGCCTGCTTCGCGTCGGCCACTGACCGAAATCGAACTGACGCTTGTCTCGCGTATCTCCGACCTCTTCCTCGCCGAATTGAAAGAGGCGTGGGAAAACGTTTTACCGCTCGACCTCCGCGTCGTACGCGTCGAAAGCAATCCTCAGCTTGTTCAAATTGTGCCGCCGAACGAAGTCGTTGTGCTGGTCAGCTTCGAGCTGGCGATCGGCGATGTTCGCGGGATGATCAACCTATGTATCCCGTTCAACTCGATCGAACGGATCAGCAATAAGCTGACCGCCAACACCTGGTTTGCTTACGGCAGTAGCGAAGCAACTCCAGAATCGAAGGCTTCGCTTGGCGTTCATCTCGACAAAGCGCAAGTCGAACTCGACGTCATCCTGGCCGAAACCAACATCACCATGGAAGAGCTGCTCGATCTTCGCGTGGGAGACGTCATCACGACCGAAAAAGATGCTCGTACGCCGCTTCAGGTCAACGTCAACGGCACTCCAACGTTCCAGGCATTCGCCGGAGCCTTCAAGGGGCGGAAGGCTATTCAGATCGAACGCAGCTATGAACGAAAGCCGCCGAAGCCTTAG
- a CDS encoding glutamate-5-semialdehyde dehydrogenase: MAIADDLDLTTYCRETAEKAQAASRVLATVSGQAKNDWLRASADALRASYPAIAEANEKDIANAPQYGLTDAQIDRLRLTQDRVEGIASALEEIAMFPDPIGATIESSVRPNGLAIQKIQVPLGVVFFIYESRPNVTADAAAICVKSGNAVILRGGKEAIYSSQAIVRILQDKATDFGIPADALQLVSTTDRAAVGHFLKLDQFIDVAIPRGGEGLIRRVCDEATMPVIKHFAGNCHVYVDQAADLDMAVSITVNSKCHRYGVCNAAESLVVHQAVADDFLPRIAEAFAKEGVEMRGDDATCAIVSTATAATDDDFYTEYLGPTISVKVVDDIDQAIAHINQHSSKHTESIITENLAASRKFSAQIDSSAVMVNASTRFNDGGEFGLGAEIGISTDKFHARGPCGIEALTSYKYIVMGEGHVRK, translated from the coding sequence GCGGATGCCCTTCGTGCGAGCTACCCGGCCATCGCCGAAGCCAATGAGAAAGACATCGCAAACGCTCCGCAGTATGGTTTGACCGACGCACAAATCGATCGCCTGCGACTTACCCAGGATCGCGTTGAAGGCATTGCCTCCGCCCTGGAAGAAATCGCGATGTTCCCCGATCCAATCGGAGCGACCATCGAATCGTCCGTTCGCCCGAACGGTTTGGCCATTCAGAAGATCCAGGTTCCACTGGGCGTCGTCTTCTTCATTTACGAGTCGCGTCCTAATGTGACTGCCGATGCGGCCGCCATTTGTGTCAAAAGTGGCAACGCTGTGATCCTGCGTGGCGGCAAGGAAGCGATTTATTCTTCCCAGGCTATCGTGCGAATCCTGCAAGACAAAGCAACAGACTTCGGCATTCCCGCCGACGCTCTGCAATTGGTTTCGACGACCGATCGTGCGGCAGTGGGTCATTTTCTGAAGCTCGATCAATTCATCGACGTCGCCATTCCGCGTGGCGGCGAAGGACTGATTCGCCGCGTTTGCGACGAAGCCACGATGCCGGTCATCAAGCACTTCGCGGGCAACTGCCACGTGTACGTCGACCAAGCGGCCGATCTGGACATGGCCGTTTCGATCACCGTGAACAGCAAGTGCCATCGCTACGGTGTTTGTAATGCGGCCGAATCACTGGTCGTTCACCAGGCCGTCGCGGATGACTTCCTGCCACGAATTGCCGAGGCGTTCGCAAAGGAAGGGGTCGAAATGCGTGGGGACGACGCGACTTGTGCGATCGTATCCACCGCTACCGCAGCAACCGACGACGACTTTTACACCGAGTACCTCGGTCCGACGATTTCGGTGAAAGTTGTTGATGACATCGATCAAGCGATCGCCCACATTAACCAGCACAGCTCGAAACACACCGAGTCGATCATCACGGAAAACCTCGCCGCGAGTCGAAAATTCTCGGCTCAGATCGACAGTTCGGCCGTCATGGTCAACGCAAGTACGCGTTTCAACGATGGCGGCGAGTTCGGTCTGGGGGCCGAAATCGGCATCAGTACCGACAAGTTCCACGCTCGCGGGCCATGTGGCATCGAAGCGTTGACTAGCTACAAATATATCGTCATGGGGGAAGGTCACGTACGGAAGTAA